The following are encoded in a window of Halorarum salinum genomic DNA:
- a CDS encoding ArsR/SmtB family transcription factor, producing the protein MVDADDAEVVGEVLQAVGNPHRLRLLYGLATGRSRQELAGELPISGSGVTNHLRVLADADLIYRGEDGWQVSPLGRVIADWVGGSAGDIVEAKHRLGDAQEQAAAELAEVPLSGQELERAVQRRKWELVREEVAGLLEDADTDA; encoded by the coding sequence ATGGTTGATGCGGACGATGCTGAGGTGGTTGGTGAGGTGTTGCAGGCCGTCGGGAACCCGCACAGGCTCCGGCTTCTCTATGGCTTGGCCACTGGCCGGTCGCGACAGGAACTGGCCGGAGAGCTCCCGATCTCGGGTAGCGGTGTCACGAATCATTTGCGTGTGTTGGCGGATGCAGACCTGATTTATCGTGGTGAGGACGGGTGGCAGGTGTCACCGCTGGGTCGGGTGATCGCGGACTGGGTTGGTGGGTCTGCTGGTGACATTGTCGAGGCGAAACACCGGCTGGGTGATGCACAGGAGCAGGCCGCGGCGGAGCTGGCTGAGGTGCCGTTGTCGGGCCAGGAATTGGAGCGGGCGGTGCAACGGCGGAAATGGGAATTGGTGCGCGAGGAGGTCGCAGGATTGCTTGAAGACGCGGATACCGACGCGTAA